In Helianthus annuus cultivar XRQ/B chromosome 9, HanXRQr2.0-SUNRISE, whole genome shotgun sequence, the following are encoded in one genomic region:
- the LOC110878887 gene encoding probable DNA-3-methyladenine glycosylase 2 isoform X1, which yields MEQPHPQPPLNQQPSPPHSQPPPEEQPSLTSSISQLTPSNPSKIPIRPQKIRKLSSPPTITTTTVQLKPQSTTIAEADASAIVISTTTPTPTTATKNRRRNPSRSSPNIPKVIKPLSAPGEISAAINHLRSTDPLLADVIDNHPPPSFDSNQPPFLALTKSILYQQLAYKAGTSIYTRFVNLCGGENGVVPETVLSLTTQQLKQIGVSGRKASYLYDLANKYNSGILSDELVVKMDDRSLFTMLSMVKGIGSWSVHMFMIFSLHRPDVLPVSDLGVRKGVQLLNMLDELPRPSQMEELCGKWRPYRSVGAWYMWRFVEGKGGSGNGAGAAGLGSNGIGGQQRVGQSEQAQTQQQQQQQQLQLQLLEPINSIGNLGACIWG from the exons ATGGAACAACCCCATCCCCAACCCCCACTCAATCAACAACCCTCACCACCCCATTCTCAACCACCACCGGAGGAACAACCATCTTTAACATCTTCCATTTCCCAACTTACCCCTTCAAACCCTTCCAAAATCCCAATCCGCCCCCAAAAAATCCGCAAACTCTCATCACCACCCACAATCACCACCACAACCGTACAACTCAAACCCCAATCCACCACCATCGCAGAAGCCGACGCCTCCGCCATCGTCATctccaccaccacccccacaccCACCACCGCAACCAAAAACCGCCGTCGAAACCCTTCCCGATCATCCCCAAACATCCCAAAAGTCATCAAACCCTTATCCGCCCCCGGCGAGATCTCCGCCGCTATAAACCACCTCCGATCCACCGACCCTCTTCTCGCTGACGTCATCGACAACCACCCCCCACCGTCATTCGACTCAAATCAACCACCGTTTCTTGCCCTAACGAAAAGTATTTTGTATCAACAACTTGCGTATAAAGCAGGTACATCTATATACACTCGTTTTGTAAACTTATGTGGTGGTGAAAACGGTGTCGTTCCTGAAACCGTACTTAGTTTAACTACTCAACAGCTTAAACAGATTGGGGTTTCGGGGCGTAAGGCGAGTTATCTATATGACCTTGCTAATAAGTATAATAGTGGGATTTTGTCGGATGAGTTAGTGGTGAAAATGGATGATAGGTCGCTTTTTACTATGTTGTCGATGGTTAAGGGGATCGGGTCGTGGTCGGTGCATATGTTTATGATATTTTCGTTGCATAGACCAGATGTTTTGCCGGTTAGTGATTTGGGGGTGAGGAAAGGAGTGCAGCTTTTGAATATGTTGGATGAGTTGCCGAGGCCGTCGCAGATGGAGGAGCTGTGTGGGAAGTGGCGCCCCTATAGGTCGGTGGGGGCGTGGTATATGTGGCGGTTTGTGGAGGGGAAGGGTGGTTCGGGTAATGGAGCGGGTGCGGCGGGTTTGGGGAGTAATGGGATTGGTGGGCAGCAGCGGGTCGGGCAGTCTGAACAGGCGCAAacgcaacaacaacagcagcagcagcagctacAGTTGCAGCTTTTGGAACCGATTAATAGCAttgggaatctcgg GGCTTGtatttgggggtaa
- the LOC110878886 gene encoding nucleolar protein 6 isoform X2: MAAVEEYTDTLNLKVAELLKEVQLDYSSSTTKTVDDAVLSIKECINKIPEDTQVTADLAPKFVRDIGADKVEFRFKRPKSIQIGGSYSFQCVVKPDVNVDLYIQLPKECFHEKDFLNHRYHGKRCLYLCIIKKYLESSSVAQKVEWSFFQNEARKPILVVYPALKSAGLPGLSVRLIPTAESRFNVQKLNIERNNLHTLSEGVSEATPMYNNSVLEDMFMEQGAEFIKTTFTGWKALQEALVLLKVWARQRSSLNTHDSVNGYLISIIMAYLASESGKARLNKAMTVMQIFRITLDFIASSKLWGNGIFIKPQGGSDMSKEDRKKYVKYFPVVLCDLSAHFNLAYRMTMGGLNELQAEAALALRCIDKCKEGGFVELFMTKVDFPAKFDYCMRLNLKGKTEVSAQGFCLDNECWRLYEDKVHSLLKEGLGDRVKSVRVTWQNATSTRCINDGLAELDKEPLTVGISLSLPDAYDQYTRGPFFGNKEEALKFRKFWGDVAELYQFKSGTRECVFWECKPAKRYLIIKNVTEYVLKRHLSLAEDKIMHAVDQLDFSLACEDLASDGSLLESFGTLSKRLRLLSDVPLAISSVQPLDSAFRHTSVFPPRPHPLANGTKAGNRISSTCLPSMEVMIQLEGSGNWPMDDAAIEKTKAAFLLRIGECLEKDYGMKWCPSEEGVDVFLSGYVFRLKILHERGLDLLNGQAESYQVKRVSPTDKYLFLRSQHSSMINGLAGRYPLYGPVVQLAKRWVAAHLFSASIMEEVIELVVAYIFQKALPFSAPCSRISGFLRFLRLLSEHDWMFTPMIVDINEDMTPDDEKEINDKFSLSRKAYEEGAGSIISAMYVATAYDKGSEAWTSSSPSITELKRLAAYAKSSSNLLTKLVMQGQQDSYGWECIFRTPLNNYDAVILLHRDKLPHPERLLFPSELNQGKLVAQGNASKTFQPYLLTKGSTKDLQDQLYINFDPLMCYVKDLESAFPNTFKLWYDSFGGDAIGLTWEKENLKKRKRDGEVTKNVLDTLKDVGKTGKGFVKSVHLLKVPK, translated from the exons ATGGCTGCCGTCGAGGAGTACACAGATACCCTCAACTTAAAGGTAGCTGAGCTATTGAAAGAAGTCCAACTCGATTACTCATCATCAACCACTAAAACCGTTGATGATGCTGTTTTATCTATCAAAGAATGCATCAATAAAATCCCCGAAGATACACAG GTTACGGCTGATTTGGCGCCGAAATTTGTTAGAGATATTGGTGCAGACAAAGTTGAGTTTAGGTTTAAGCGGCCAAAATCGATTCAAATCGGTGGAAGTTATTCGTTTCAGTGTGTGGTGAAGCCTGATGTGAATGTTGATCTTTACATTCAATTGCCCAAG GAGTGCTTCCATGAGAAAGACTTCTTGAATCATCGGTACCATGGAAAAAGATGCCTGTATCTCTGCATTATTAAGAAGTATCTGGAATCTTCTTCTGTAGCTCAAAAAGTAGAATGGTCCTTCTTTCAAAACGAGGCCAGAAAACCTATTCTTGTTGTCTACCCTG CTTTGAAATCTGCTGGACTTCCAGGACTTTCTGTAAGGTTAATTCCAACAGCAGAATCTCGTTTTAATGTCCAAAAGTTGAACATAGAGCGCAACAATCTTCATACCTTGAGCGAAG GTGTTTCTGAGGCTACACCTATGTACAACAACAGTGTATTGGAGGACATGTTTATGGAACAAGGTGCAGAATTTATTAAAACGACATTTACAGGATGGAAGGCTTTACAGGAGGCTTTAGTTTTGCTTAAG GTATGGGCTCGACAAAGAAGTTCTTTGAACACTCATGATTCGGTAAATGGGTACCTTATCTCGATCATAATGGCATACCTTGCTTCAGAATCTGGTAAAGCTCGTCTAAACAAGGCAATGACAGTAATGCAGATCTTTCGTATCACATTGGACTTTATTG CCTCTTCTAAGTTGTGGGGCAACGGGAttttcatcaaacctcagggaggAAGTGATATGTCGAAGGAG GACAGAAAGAAATATGTAAAGTATTTTCCTGTGGTTTTATGTGATTTATCAGCTCATTTCAATTTAGCGTACCGAATGACAATGGGTGGTTTGAATGAG CTTCAAGCAGAGGCTGCTTTGGCGCTTAGGTGTATCGATAAATGTAAAGAGGGAGGTTTTGTTGAGCTATTTATGACCAAGGTTGACTTTCCTGCAAAATTTGACTATTGTATGAG ATTAAACTTGAAGGGGAAGACTGAAGTCTCTGCACAAGGGTTCTGTTTGGATAATGAATGCTGGAGACTATACGAGGACAAGGTACATTCTTTGCTTAAAGAAGGCTTAGGAGACAGAGTAAAGTCTGTACGCGTGACATGGCAGAATGCAACATCGACACGGTGTATCAACGAT GGTTTAGCAGAGCTTGACAAAGAGCCGTTAACGGTTGGAATTTCTCTCAGCTTGCCAGACGCGTATGATCAGTACACTAGGGGTCCATTTTTTGGGAATAAAGAAGAG GCTTTGAAGTTTCGGAAGTTTTGGGGAGATGTGGCCGAGCTGTACCAATTTAAAAGTGGTACAAGGGAATGCGTTT TCTGGGAGTGTAAGCCTGCAAAGAGATATCTTATCATAAAAAACGTCACCGAGTATGTGCTTAAGCGACATCTATCCTTGGCAGAAGATAAGATtatgcatgctgttgatcaactTGATTTCTCATTGGCTTGTGAAG ATCTGGCTTCTGATGGAAGTTTGCTTGAAAGTTTCGGTACTCTATCTAAGCGTCTACGTCTTCTGAGTGATGTTCCTTTGGCAATCTCCAGTGTGCAGCCCCTGGACTCAG CTTTCCGCCACACATCAGTTTTTCCTCCTCGACCTCATCCATTGGCTAATGGAACCAAAGCTGGAAATAGAATTAGTTCAACCTGTTTACCATCAATGGAAGTTATGATTCAG TTGGAAGGTTCAGGGAACTGGCCGATGGATGATGCGGCAATTGAGAAAACTAAAGCTGCGTTCCTGCTTAGAATTGGAGAGTG CCTTGAGAAGGATTATGGAATGAAATGGTGTCCTTCAGAGGAAGGTGTGGATGTTTTCTTGTCTGGATATGTGTTCCGCCTCAAAATTTTGCATGAAAGGGGCCTCGACTTGTTAAACGGACAAG CTGAGAGTTACCAAGTAAAAAGGGTTTCCCCAACAGACAAATATCTATTTCTGAGAAGTCAGCATTCGAGCATGATTAATGGTCTTGCCGGCCGCTATCCGTTATATGGACCAGTTGTTCA GTTGGCAAAACGATGGGTCGCTGCGCATCTCTTCTCAGCTTCTATCATGGAGGAAGTAATTGAGCTTGTGGTTGCATATATTTTTCAGAAGGCGTTGCCATTTTCTGCTCCTTGCTCACGAATTTCCGGATTTTTAAG GTTTCTGAGACTATTATCTGAACATGACTGGATGTTTACTCCTATGATTGTTGATATAAATGAGGATATGACGCCCGATGATGAAAAAGAGATCAAT GATAAATTCTCGTTAAGTAGAAAAGCTTATGAAGAAGGGGCGGGAAGTATAATATCTGCCATGTACGTAGCCACAGCTTATGATAAGGGATCTGAAGCATGGACCAGCTCATCTCCAAGCATAACA GAGCTCAAAAGATTGGCTGCCTATGCTAAAAGCAGTTCAAACTTGCTGACTAAACTCGTTATGCAAGGTCAGCAAGATTCGTACGGGTGGGAG TGCATCTTTCGGACTCCATTGAACAATTATGATGCAGTCATTCTTCTTCATAGAGACAAACTGCCTCACCCTGAGCGTCTTCTCTTTCCATCTGAACTTAATCAAG GAAAGCTTGTGGCACAAGGAAATGCAAGCAAGACTTTTCAGCCTTACTTGTTGACCAAGGGTAGCACAAAGGATCTTCAAGATCAGTTATATATCAACTTTGATCCATTGATGTGTTATGTAAAAGATTTGGAG AGTGCTTTTCCCAACACATTCAAGTTGTGGTATGATTCTTTCGGTGGCGATGCCATTGGTCTTACATGGGAAAAAGAGAACTTGAAG AAGAGGAAACGAGATGGCGAAGTCACAAAAAACGTGTTGGATACGCTGAAAGATGTTGGTAAAACTGGAAAAGGTTTTGTGAAGAGTGTACATTTGCTGAAAGTGCCAAAGTAG
- the LOC110878887 gene encoding probable DNA-3-methyladenine glycosylase 2 isoform X2 encodes MEQPHPQPPLNQQPSPPHSQPPPEEQPSLTSSISQLTPSNPSKIPIRPQKIRKLSSPPTITTTTVQLKPQSTTIAEADASAIVISTTTPTPTTATKNRRRNPSRSSPNIPKVIKPLSAPGEISAAINHLRSTDPLLADVIDNHPPPSFDSNQPPFLALTKSILYQQLAYKAGTSIYTRFVNLCGGENGVVPETVLSLTTQQLKQIGVSGRKASYLYDLANKYNSGILSDELVVKMDDRSLFTMLSMVKGIGSWSVHMFMIFSLHRPDVLPVSDLGVRKGVQLLNMLDELPRPSQMEELCGKWRPYRSVGAWYMWRFVEGKGGSGNGAGAAGLGSNGIGGQQRVGQSEQAQTQQQQQQQQLQLQLLEPINSIGNLGACIWG; translated from the coding sequence ATGGAACAACCCCATCCCCAACCCCCACTCAATCAACAACCCTCACCACCCCATTCTCAACCACCACCGGAGGAACAACCATCTTTAACATCTTCCATTTCCCAACTTACCCCTTCAAACCCTTCCAAAATCCCAATCCGCCCCCAAAAAATCCGCAAACTCTCATCACCACCCACAATCACCACCACAACCGTACAACTCAAACCCCAATCCACCACCATCGCAGAAGCCGACGCCTCCGCCATCGTCATctccaccaccacccccacaccCACCACCGCAACCAAAAACCGCCGTCGAAACCCTTCCCGATCATCCCCAAACATCCCAAAAGTCATCAAACCCTTATCCGCCCCCGGCGAGATCTCCGCCGCTATAAACCACCTCCGATCCACCGACCCTCTTCTCGCTGACGTCATCGACAACCACCCCCCACCGTCATTCGACTCAAATCAACCACCGTTTCTTGCCCTAACGAAAAGTATTTTGTATCAACAACTTGCGTATAAAGCAGGTACATCTATATACACTCGTTTTGTAAACTTATGTGGTGGTGAAAACGGTGTCGTTCCTGAAACCGTACTTAGTTTAACTACTCAACAGCTTAAACAGATTGGGGTTTCGGGGCGTAAGGCGAGTTATCTATATGACCTTGCTAATAAGTATAATAGTGGGATTTTGTCGGATGAGTTAGTGGTGAAAATGGATGATAGGTCGCTTTTTACTATGTTGTCGATGGTTAAGGGGATCGGGTCGTGGTCGGTGCATATGTTTATGATATTTTCGTTGCATAGACCAGATGTTTTGCCGGTTAGTGATTTGGGGGTGAGGAAAGGAGTGCAGCTTTTGAATATGTTGGATGAGTTGCCGAGGCCGTCGCAGATGGAGGAGCTGTGTGGGAAGTGGCGCCCCTATAGGTCGGTGGGGGCGTGGTATATGTGGCGGTTTGTGGAGGGGAAGGGTGGTTCGGGTAATGGAGCGGGTGCGGCGGGTTTGGGGAGTAATGGGATTGGTGGGCAGCAGCGGGTCGGGCAGTCTGAACAGGCGCAAacgcaacaacaacagcagcagcagcagctacAGTTGCAGCTTTTGGAACCGATTAATAGCAttgggaatctcgg
- the LOC110878886 gene encoding nucleolar protein 6 isoform X1 produces the protein MAAVEEYTDTLNLKVAELLKEVQLDYSSSTTKTVDDAVLSIKECINKIPEDTQVTADLAPKFVRDIGADKVEFRFKRPKSIQIGGSYSFQCVVKPDVNVDLYIQLPKECFHEKDFLNHRYHGKRCLYLCIIKKYLESSSVAQKVEWSFFQNEARKPILVVYPALKSAGLPGLSVRLIPTAESRFNVQKLNIERNNLHTLSEGVSEATPMYNNSVLEDMFMEQGAEFIKTTFTGWKALQEALVLLKVWARQRSSLNTHDSVNGYLISIIMAYLASESGKARLNKAMTVMQIFRITLDFIASSKLWGNGIFIKPQGGSDMSKEDRKKYVKYFPVVLCDLSAHFNLAYRMTMGGLNELQAEAALALRCIDKCKEGGFVELFMTKVDFPAKFDYCMRLNLKGKTEVSAQGFCLDNECWRLYEDKVHSLLKEGLGDRVKSVRVTWQNATSTRCINDGLAELDKEPLTVGISLSLPDAYDQYTRGPFFGNKEEALKFRKFWGDVAELYQFKSGTRECVFWECKPAKRYLIIKNVTEYVLKRHLSLAEDKIMHAVDQLDFSLACEDGDLASDGSLLESFGTLSKRLRLLSDVPLAISSVQPLDSAFRHTSVFPPRPHPLANGTKAGNRISSTCLPSMEVMIQLEGSGNWPMDDAAIEKTKAAFLLRIGECLEKDYGMKWCPSEEGVDVFLSGYVFRLKILHERGLDLLNGQAESYQVKRVSPTDKYLFLRSQHSSMINGLAGRYPLYGPVVQLAKRWVAAHLFSASIMEEVIELVVAYIFQKALPFSAPCSRISGFLRFLRLLSEHDWMFTPMIVDINEDMTPDDEKEINDKFSLSRKAYEEGAGSIISAMYVATAYDKGSEAWTSSSPSITELKRLAAYAKSSSNLLTKLVMQGQQDSYGWECIFRTPLNNYDAVILLHRDKLPHPERLLFPSELNQGKLVAQGNASKTFQPYLLTKGSTKDLQDQLYINFDPLMCYVKDLESAFPNTFKLWYDSFGGDAIGLTWEKENLKKRKRDGEVTKNVLDTLKDVGKTGKGFVKSVHLLKVPK, from the exons ATGGCTGCCGTCGAGGAGTACACAGATACCCTCAACTTAAAGGTAGCTGAGCTATTGAAAGAAGTCCAACTCGATTACTCATCATCAACCACTAAAACCGTTGATGATGCTGTTTTATCTATCAAAGAATGCATCAATAAAATCCCCGAAGATACACAG GTTACGGCTGATTTGGCGCCGAAATTTGTTAGAGATATTGGTGCAGACAAAGTTGAGTTTAGGTTTAAGCGGCCAAAATCGATTCAAATCGGTGGAAGTTATTCGTTTCAGTGTGTGGTGAAGCCTGATGTGAATGTTGATCTTTACATTCAATTGCCCAAG GAGTGCTTCCATGAGAAAGACTTCTTGAATCATCGGTACCATGGAAAAAGATGCCTGTATCTCTGCATTATTAAGAAGTATCTGGAATCTTCTTCTGTAGCTCAAAAAGTAGAATGGTCCTTCTTTCAAAACGAGGCCAGAAAACCTATTCTTGTTGTCTACCCTG CTTTGAAATCTGCTGGACTTCCAGGACTTTCTGTAAGGTTAATTCCAACAGCAGAATCTCGTTTTAATGTCCAAAAGTTGAACATAGAGCGCAACAATCTTCATACCTTGAGCGAAG GTGTTTCTGAGGCTACACCTATGTACAACAACAGTGTATTGGAGGACATGTTTATGGAACAAGGTGCAGAATTTATTAAAACGACATTTACAGGATGGAAGGCTTTACAGGAGGCTTTAGTTTTGCTTAAG GTATGGGCTCGACAAAGAAGTTCTTTGAACACTCATGATTCGGTAAATGGGTACCTTATCTCGATCATAATGGCATACCTTGCTTCAGAATCTGGTAAAGCTCGTCTAAACAAGGCAATGACAGTAATGCAGATCTTTCGTATCACATTGGACTTTATTG CCTCTTCTAAGTTGTGGGGCAACGGGAttttcatcaaacctcagggaggAAGTGATATGTCGAAGGAG GACAGAAAGAAATATGTAAAGTATTTTCCTGTGGTTTTATGTGATTTATCAGCTCATTTCAATTTAGCGTACCGAATGACAATGGGTGGTTTGAATGAG CTTCAAGCAGAGGCTGCTTTGGCGCTTAGGTGTATCGATAAATGTAAAGAGGGAGGTTTTGTTGAGCTATTTATGACCAAGGTTGACTTTCCTGCAAAATTTGACTATTGTATGAG ATTAAACTTGAAGGGGAAGACTGAAGTCTCTGCACAAGGGTTCTGTTTGGATAATGAATGCTGGAGACTATACGAGGACAAGGTACATTCTTTGCTTAAAGAAGGCTTAGGAGACAGAGTAAAGTCTGTACGCGTGACATGGCAGAATGCAACATCGACACGGTGTATCAACGAT GGTTTAGCAGAGCTTGACAAAGAGCCGTTAACGGTTGGAATTTCTCTCAGCTTGCCAGACGCGTATGATCAGTACACTAGGGGTCCATTTTTTGGGAATAAAGAAGAG GCTTTGAAGTTTCGGAAGTTTTGGGGAGATGTGGCCGAGCTGTACCAATTTAAAAGTGGTACAAGGGAATGCGTTT TCTGGGAGTGTAAGCCTGCAAAGAGATATCTTATCATAAAAAACGTCACCGAGTATGTGCTTAAGCGACATCTATCCTTGGCAGAAGATAAGATtatgcatgctgttgatcaactTGATTTCTCATTGGCTTGTGAAGATGGAG ATCTGGCTTCTGATGGAAGTTTGCTTGAAAGTTTCGGTACTCTATCTAAGCGTCTACGTCTTCTGAGTGATGTTCCTTTGGCAATCTCCAGTGTGCAGCCCCTGGACTCAG CTTTCCGCCACACATCAGTTTTTCCTCCTCGACCTCATCCATTGGCTAATGGAACCAAAGCTGGAAATAGAATTAGTTCAACCTGTTTACCATCAATGGAAGTTATGATTCAG TTGGAAGGTTCAGGGAACTGGCCGATGGATGATGCGGCAATTGAGAAAACTAAAGCTGCGTTCCTGCTTAGAATTGGAGAGTG CCTTGAGAAGGATTATGGAATGAAATGGTGTCCTTCAGAGGAAGGTGTGGATGTTTTCTTGTCTGGATATGTGTTCCGCCTCAAAATTTTGCATGAAAGGGGCCTCGACTTGTTAAACGGACAAG CTGAGAGTTACCAAGTAAAAAGGGTTTCCCCAACAGACAAATATCTATTTCTGAGAAGTCAGCATTCGAGCATGATTAATGGTCTTGCCGGCCGCTATCCGTTATATGGACCAGTTGTTCA GTTGGCAAAACGATGGGTCGCTGCGCATCTCTTCTCAGCTTCTATCATGGAGGAAGTAATTGAGCTTGTGGTTGCATATATTTTTCAGAAGGCGTTGCCATTTTCTGCTCCTTGCTCACGAATTTCCGGATTTTTAAG GTTTCTGAGACTATTATCTGAACATGACTGGATGTTTACTCCTATGATTGTTGATATAAATGAGGATATGACGCCCGATGATGAAAAAGAGATCAAT GATAAATTCTCGTTAAGTAGAAAAGCTTATGAAGAAGGGGCGGGAAGTATAATATCTGCCATGTACGTAGCCACAGCTTATGATAAGGGATCTGAAGCATGGACCAGCTCATCTCCAAGCATAACA GAGCTCAAAAGATTGGCTGCCTATGCTAAAAGCAGTTCAAACTTGCTGACTAAACTCGTTATGCAAGGTCAGCAAGATTCGTACGGGTGGGAG TGCATCTTTCGGACTCCATTGAACAATTATGATGCAGTCATTCTTCTTCATAGAGACAAACTGCCTCACCCTGAGCGTCTTCTCTTTCCATCTGAACTTAATCAAG GAAAGCTTGTGGCACAAGGAAATGCAAGCAAGACTTTTCAGCCTTACTTGTTGACCAAGGGTAGCACAAAGGATCTTCAAGATCAGTTATATATCAACTTTGATCCATTGATGTGTTATGTAAAAGATTTGGAG AGTGCTTTTCCCAACACATTCAAGTTGTGGTATGATTCTTTCGGTGGCGATGCCATTGGTCTTACATGGGAAAAAGAGAACTTGAAG AAGAGGAAACGAGATGGCGAAGTCACAAAAAACGTGTTGGATACGCTGAAAGATGTTGGTAAAACTGGAAAAGGTTTTGTGAAGAGTGTACATTTGCTGAAAGTGCCAAAGTAG